A window of the Microtus pennsylvanicus isolate mMicPen1 chromosome 4, mMicPen1.hap1, whole genome shotgun sequence genome harbors these coding sequences:
- the LOC142847784 gene encoding protocadherin beta-14 produces MGTPLYKALQERQVTAIVFLLLLWEAGSATVKYSILEETDRGSLVGNLAKDLGLGLRDLVIRGAQILNKGNRQLLQLEQKSGNLVLKEKLDREELCGSTDPCILYFQVLLKSPVQFIQGEIQLQDVNDHAPEFMEDEILLKIVESSHPGTKFPLKIAQDLDVGSNTVQNYTIGINSHFHLLTRNHSDGRKYPELVLDKALDREEQAEVRLTLTALDGGTPPKTGTTQVLIMVLDINDNAPEFAQGLYEVQVQESSPVGSLVITVSARDLDAGVHGELSYSLFQSSNQVLQAFEINADTGEIRIRKLLDFEEIQSYRMEIEASDGGGLSGKCTVVIDVTDVNDNAPELAMSLLISDIPENSPETVVAIFGISDPDSGENGKMICSIQGQLPFLLKPNGDNFYTLVTEGALDRESRSEYNITITVTDMGTPRLTTQHTITVQVSDVNDNAPAFTQSSYTLFVQENNSPALHIGTISATDSDSGSNAHITYSLLPTHDPQLDLSSLISINADNGQLFALRALDYEVLQSFEFLVGATDQGSPALSSQALVRMQVLDANDNAPFVLYPLQNASAPFTELLPRAAEPGYLVTKVVAVDRDSGQNAWLSFQLLKATEPGLFSVWAHNGEVRTSRLLSERDAPKHRLLLLVKDNGDPPRSASVTLHVLLVDGFSQPYLPLPEVARDPTQEEDLLTLYLVIALASVSSLFLLSVLLFVGVRLCRRARATSLGGCSVPEGHFPRHLVDVSGTGTLSQSYQYEVCLTGGAGTNEFKFLKPVLPNFLDEAAYRNDEEHFNFRDHLGFN; encoded by the coding sequence ATGGGGACACCACTTTACAAGGCACTACAGGAAAGGCAAGTGACCGCCATTGTCTTTCTTTTACTATTGTGGGAGGCAGGCAGTGCGACCGTTAAGTATTCGATTCTAGAGGAAACAGACAGGGGCTCTTTGGTGGGCAACCTGGCAAAAGATTTGGGGTTGGGCTTAAGGGATCTGGTCATCAGGGGCGCCCAGATTCTTAACAAAGGGAACAGACAACTCTTGCAGCTGGAACAGAAGAGTGGAAATTTGGTTCTGAAAGAGAAATTGGATCGGGAGGAGTTATGTGGGAGCACGGACCCTTGCATCCTATATTTCCAAGTGTTACTAAAGAGTCCAGTGCAATTTATTCAAGGGGAAATACAGCTCCAAGATGTAAACGACCATGCTCCAGAATTCATGGAAGATGAAATTCTCCTTAAAATCGTGGAAAGTAGCCACCCAGGGACCAAGTTCCCACTGAAAATAGCTCAAGATTTGGACGTAGGTAGCAACACAGTTCAGAACTATACAATCGGTATCAACTCCCATTTCCACCTTCTCACCCGCAATCACAGCGATGGCAGGAAATACCCTGAGCTGGTGTTAGACAAAGCACTGGACCGGGAGGAACAGGCAGAGGTTAGATTAACACTCACGGCTCTGGACGGCGGGACACCTCCCAAGACTGGGACTACCCAGGTTCTCATCATGGTCCTGGACATTAATGACAATGCCCCCGAATTTGCCCAGGGGCTCTATGAGGTGCAGGTTCAGGAGAGCAGCCCCGTAGGCTCACTTGTTATCACCGTGTCCGCGAGAGATTTAGACGCTGGGGTCCACGGAGAGCTGTCCTATTCGCTTTTTCAATCCTCAAATCAGGTGCTTCAGGCTTTTGAAATAAATGCAGACACTGGAGAAATTAGAATAAGAAAACTATTGGACTTTGAGGAAATTCAGTCTTACCGCATGGAAATCGAGGCCTCTGATGGGGGAGGTCTTTCAGGAAAATGCACGGTAGTAATAGACGTGACGGATGTAAATGACAACGCCCCTGAACTCGCCATGTCATTACTCATCAGTGATATTCCAGAAAATTCTCCTGAAACTGTAGTCGCCATCTTTGGAATTTCAGATCCAGACTCTGGAGAGAACGGGAAAATGATTTGCTCCATCCAAGGCCAACTTCCTTTCCTCTTGAAACCTAATGGAGATAATTTCTATACTTTGGTAACGGAAGGCGCACTGGACAGAGAGAGCAGATCTGAGTACAACATCACCATCACAGTCACCGACATGGGCACACCCAGGCTCACAACCCAGCACACCATAACAGTGCAGGTGTCTGACGTCAACGACAACGCCCCTGCCTTCACACAAAGCTCCTACACCCTGTTTGTCCAGGAGAACAACAGCCCCGCCCTGCACATAGGCACCATCAGCGCCACAGACTCAGACTCAGGCTCCAATGCCCACATCACCTACTCGCTGCTGCCCACTCACGACCCACAGCTGGATCTCTCCTCGCTCATCTCCATCAATGCTGACAATGGGCAGCTGTTCGCGCTCAGGGCGCTGGACTACGAGGTCCTGCAGAGCTTCGAGTTCCTCGTGGGTGCCACAGACCAAGGCTCGCCTGCGCTCAGCAGCCAGGCACTGGTGCGCATGCAGGTGCTGGACGCCAACGACAATGCGCCCTTCGTGCTCTACCCTCTGCAGAACGCCTCTGCGCCCTTCACAGAGTTGCTACCCAGGGCGGCAGAGCCAGGATACCTGGTCACCAAGGTGGTGGCTGTGGACCGCGACTCTGGCCAGAATGCCTGGCTGTCGTTCCAGCTGCTCAAGGCCACGGAGCCAGGACTGTTCAGCGTGTGGGCTCACAATGGCGAGGTGCGCACCTCCAGGCTGCTGAGTGAGCGCGATGCacccaagcacaggctgctgctgctggtcaaGGACAATGGCGATCCTCCGCGGTCTGCCAGTGTCACTCTGCATGTGCTGCTGGTGGATGGCTTCTCTCAGCCCTACCTGCCTTTGCCAGAGGTGGCGCGCGACCCCACACAGGAGGAAGACCTGCTTACTTTGTACCTGGTCATTGCCTTGGCATCTGTGTCTTCGCTCTTTCTGTTGTCTGTGCTGCTCTTCGTGGGGGTGAGGCTGTGCAGGAGAGCCAGGGCGACCTCTCTGGGTGGCTGCTCTGTGCCTGAGGGACACTTTCCTAGACACCTGGTTGATGTCAGTGGCACGGGGACCTTGTCACAGAGCTACCAGTATGAGGTGTGTCTGACGGGAGGTGCGGGGACAAATGAGTTCAAATTTCTTAAACCAGTACTTCCCAACTTCTTGGATGAAGCGGCTTATCGGAACGATGAGGAACATTTCAACTTTAGGGATCATTTGGGGTTTAACTAG
- the LOC142847785 gene encoding protocadherin beta-6-like, translated as MPQTKAWCKTRQVMILIAWMLSWEVDSESIHYTVPEETESGTFVANLTKDLGLRMGELAARGARVVFKGNRQYLKLAPQTQDLVLNEKLDREELCGSTEPCMLPFQVLLNNPLRFYQAALRVIDINDHAPEFPAREVLLKISEMAEPGKILPLKMAQDPDTGSHSIQSYTVSDNRHFHVLTRNRSDGKKFPELVLDKALDREEQAQLRLMLTAVDGGSPPRSGTTEIQILVLDINDNTPEFAQELYEVQVPENNPIGTLLLTVSARDLDTGSFGEVSYALFQDDDVNEPFVINSKTGEIRLRSALDFEAFQSYHVGVEAVDGGGLTGKCSLVVQVLDVNDNAPEVILSSLNSPIPENLPGIIVAVFSVSDADSENNQEVMCSIDDNLPFLLRPSVENFYTLETDRALDRESRSEYNITITVTDMGTPRLTTQHTITVQVSDVNDNAPVFNQSSYTLSVQENNSPALHIGTISATDSDSGSNAHITYSLLPTQDPQLDLASLISINADNGQLFALRALDYEALQAFEFRVGATDQGSPALSSQALVRVQVLDANDNAPFVLYPLQNASAPFTELLPRAAEPGYLVTKVVAVDRDSGQNAWLSFQLLKATEPGLFSVWAHNGEVRTSRLLSERDAPKHRLLLLVKDNGDPPRSASVTLHVLLVDGFSQPYLPLPEVVREPAQDEDALTLYLVIALASVSSLFLLSVLLFVGTRLCRRARASALGGCSLPEGHFPGHLVDINGTGTLSQSYRYEVCLGGDSGTGEFKFLKAINPQFPTLESERKTEESPTLRNSFLFL; from the coding sequence ATGCCACAAACAAAGGCGTGGTGCAAGACGAGGCAAGTGATGATTTTAATTGCATGGATGCTTTCGTGGGAGGTGGATTCAGAATCAATTCACTATACCGTGCCGGAGGAGACAGAAAGTGGCACGTTTGTGGCCAATTTGACTAAGGATTTGGGACTAAGGATGGGAGAACTGGCTGCTAGGGGCGCCAGAGTGGTTTTCAAGGGGAACAGACAGTATCTGAAGCTTGCCCCACAAACCCAGGATTTGGTGCTCAATGAAAAGCTGGACCGGGAAGAGCTATGCGGCTCCACGGAGCCTTGTATGCTACCTTTCCAGGTATTACTAAACAATCCTTTGCGGTTTTATCAGGCGGCACTGAGAGTTATAGATATAAACGACCACGCCCCAGAGTTTCCTGCCAGAGAGGTGCTCCTTAAAATATCAGAAATGGCTGAGCCAGGAAAGATACTCCCTTTGAAAATGGCACAGGACCCAGATACCGGCAGTCACAGCATTCAGAGCTACACTGTCAGCGACAACCGTCACTTCCACGTGCTCACTCGCAACCGCAGCGATGGCAAGAAGTTCCCTGAGCTAGTGTTGGACAAAGCATTGGACCGTGAGGAGCAGGCTCAGCTCAGACTCATGCTCACTGCGGTGGATGGCGGGTCTCCCCCCAGGTCAGGGACCACAGAGATTCAAATACTTGTCTTAGACATAAATGACAACACTCCGGAGTTTGCTCAGGAGCTCTATGAGGTCCAGGTCCCTGAGAACAACCCCATTGGTACACTGCTTCTTACAGTCTCAGCGAGAGATTTAGACACGGGATCCTTCGGAGAGGTTTCTTATGCCCTGTTTCAAGATGACGATGTTAACGAGCCTTTTGTAATAAACTCAAAGACAGGAGAAATTCGACTGAGGAGCGCCTTGGATTTTGAAGCGTTTCAgtcctaccatgtgggtgttgaggcCGTGGATGGCGGTGGGCTAACAGGAAAGTGCTCTTTAGTCGTGCAGGTATTGGATGTGAATGACAATGCCCCGGAAGTGATCCTATCCTCTCTCAACAGCCCCATCCCTGAAAATTTGCCAGGTATCATAGTAGCAGTGTTCAGTGTTTCAGATGCAGACTCGGAAAATAACCAGGAGGTTATGTGTTCCATAGATGACAATCTTCCATTTCTTCTAAGACCATCCGTGGAGAATTTCTATACTTTGGAAACAGATAGGGCACTAGACAGAGAGAGCCGATCTGAGTACAACATCACCATCACAGTCACCGACATGGGCACACCCAGGCTCACAACCCAGCACACCATAACAGTGCAGGTCTCTGACGTCAACGACAACGCCCCCGTCTTCAATCAAAGCTCCTACACCCTGTCTGTCCAGGAGAACAACAGCCCCGCCCTGCACATAGGCACCATCAGCGCCACAGACTCAGACTCAGGCTCCAATGCCCACATCACCTACTCGCTGCTGCCCACCCAAGACCCGCAGCTGGATCTCGCCTCGCTCATCTCCATCAATGCTGACAACGGGCAGCTGTTTGCGCTCAGGGCCCTGGACTATGAGGCCCTGCAGGCCTTCGAGTTCCGCGTTGGCGCCACAGACCAAGGCTCGCCCGCGCTCAGCAGCCAGGCGCTGGTGCGCGTGCAGGTGCTGGACGCCAACGACAATGCGCCCTTCGTGCTCTACCCGCTGCAGAACGCCTCTGCGCCCTTCACAGAGTTGCTACCCAGGGCGGCAGAGCCAGGATACCTGGTCACCAAGGTGGTGGCTGTGGACCGGGACTCTGGCCAGAATGCCTGGCTATCGTTCCAGCTGCTCAAGGCCACGGAGCCAGGGCTGTTCAGCGTGTGGGCTCACAATGGCGAGGTGCGCACCTCCAGGCTGCTGAGTGAGCGCGATGCgcccaagcacaggctgctgctgctggtcaaGGACAATGGCGATCCTCCGCGGTCTGCCAGTGTCACTCTGCATGTGCTGCTGGTGGATGGCTTCTCTCAGCCCTACCTGCCTCTACCGGAGGTTGTGCGAGAACCCGCTCAGGATGAGGACGCACTCACGCTGTACCTGGTCATTGCCTTGGCATCTGTGTCTTCGCTCTTTCTCTTGTCAGTGCTGCTGTTTGTGGGGACGAGGCTGTGCAGGAGAGCCAGGGCATCCGCTCTGGGTGGCTGCTCTTTGCCTGAGGGCCACTTTCCTGGTCACCTGGTGGATATCAATGGCACAGGAACCCTGTCACAGAGCTACCGGTATGAGGTTTGCCTGGGGGGAGACTCTGGGACTGGTGAGTTCAAATTTCTAAAGGCAATTAACCCCCAATTTCCTACTTTGGAATCTGAGAGGAAAACAGAGGAAAGTCCTACACTTCGGAATAGCTTCCTTTTCCTCTAA
- the LOC142847788 gene encoding protocadherin beta-6-like, producing METALAKSPEKRQVIFLTILLLLWEAGSEAIRYSMPEEMEPGYLVANLEKDLGLKVGELAKRGAQIHYKGNKELLQLDAETGNLFLKEKLDREELCGATEPCVLHFQLILENPVQFFQTDLQLTDINDHSPEFPHREMLLKIPENVQPGSVFPLKEAQDPDIGSNAVQNYTVSPNLHFHVVTHSRADGRKYPELVLDRALDREEQPELTLTLTAVDGGSPPKSGTTTVRIEVVDINDNAPQFVQSLYEVQISENSPLGVLVVAVSARDLDVGPHGSVAYSLFQGGGASLPFVIDEVTGEIRLREELDFEVTSQYNIEIAAADGGGLSGKCTVAVQVLDVNDNAPELTIRKLTIPIPENSPETVVAVFSVSDPDSGDNGRMVCSIQNDLPFLLKPTFKNYYTLVTEGPLDRENRAEYNITITVSDMGTPRLTTQHTITVQVSDVNDNAPAFTQSSYTLFVQENNSPALHIGTISATDSDSGSNAHITYSLMPTHDPQLTLPSLISINANNGQLFALRALDYETLQTFEFHVGATDQGSPALSSQALVRVQVLDANDNAPFVLYPLQNASAPFTELLPRAAEPGYLVTKVVAVDRDSGQNAWLSFQLLKATEPGLFSVWAHNGEVRTSRLLSERDAPKHRLLLLVKDNGDPPRSASVTLHVLLVDGFSQPYLPLPEVARDPEHNKDSLTLYLVIALASVSSLFLLSVLLFVGVRLCRRARAGSLGGCSVPEGHFPGHLMDISGSGTLSQSYQYEVYLKGGTGTNEFKFLKPLFPNLQSQAAAEERENAERENAVVRNSFGFY from the coding sequence ATGGAGACAGCTCTAGCAAAATCACCAGAGAAAAGGCAAGTCATTTTTCTTACTATATTGTTGCTTTTGTGGGAGGCTGGTTCTGAGGCAATTAGATACTCCATGCCAGAAGAAATGGAGCCTGGCTACCTGGTGGCTAATCTGGAAAAAGATTTGGGGCTCAAGGTGGGGGAACTGGCCAAAAGAGGGGCGCAAATCCATTACAAAGGAAACAAAGAGCTCTTGCAGCTGGATGCAGAGACAGGGAATTTGTTCTTGAAGGAAAAACTAGACCGCGAGGAGCTGTGTGGGGCGACAGAACCCTGTGTGCTCCACTTCCAGCTCATACTGGAAAACCCTGTGCAGTTCTTCCAAACTGACCTGCAGCTCACAGACATAAATGACCATTCTCCAGAGTTCCCTCACAGGGAAATGCTCCTAAAGATCCCAGAGAACGtccagccagggtctgtgtttcCTCTGAAGGAGGCTCAGGACCCTGACATAGGCAGCAATGCTGTTCAGAACTACACAGTCAGCCCCAACCTCCACTTCCATGTCGTTACTCACAGTCGCGCTGATGGCAGGAAATACCCAGAGCTGGTGCTGGACAGAGCCCTGGACAGGGAGGAGCAGCCTGAGCTCACTTTAACCCTCACTGCTGTGGATGGTGGGTCTCCTCCCAAGTCTGGAACCACCACAGTTCGCATTGAAGTCGTGGACATCAATGATAATGCTCCCCAGTTTGTACAGTCGCTCTATGAGGTTCAGATCTCTGAGAACAGCCCCCTTGGTGTGTTAGTTGTGGCAGTTTCTGCCAGGGATTTAGATGTGGGACCTCATGGGAGTGTAGCCTACTCTCTGTTTCAAGGTGGTGGAGCTTCTCTGCCATTTGTTATAGACGAGGTCACAGGAGAAATTCGTCTGAGAGAAGAGTTGGATTTCGAGGTTACTAGCCAGTATAACATAGAAATCGCAGCCGCGGATGGAGGAGGCCTTTCGGGGAAATGCACTGTGGCTGTACAGGTGTTGGATGTGAATGACAACGCCCCTGAGCTGACTATCAGAAAGCTCACCATCCCTATCCCAGAAAACTCCCCGGAGACTGTAGTTGCTGTTTTCAGTGTTTCTGATCCAGATTCTGGGGACAATGGAAGGATGGTGTGTTCTATTCAGAACGATCTTCCATTTCTCTTAAAACCCACTTTCAAGAACTATTACACTTTAGTGACAGAGGGGCCACTGGACAGAGAGAACAGAGCTGAGTATAACATCACCATCACAGTCAGCGACATGGGCACACCCAGGCTCACAACCCAGCACACCATAACAGTGCAGGTCTCTGACGTCAACGACAACGCTCCTGCCTTCACACAAAGCTCCTACACCCTGTTTGTCCAGGAGAACAACAGCCCCGCCCTGCACATAGGCACCATCAGCGCCACAGACTCAGACTCAGGCTCCAATGCCCACATCACCTACTCACTGATGCCCACCCACGACCCGCAGCTGACCCTACCCTCGCTCATCTCCATCAATGCCAACAATGGGCAGCTGTTCGCTCTCAGGGCGCTGGACTATGAGACCCTGCAAACTTTCGAGTTCCACGTGGGTGCCACAGACCAAGGCTCGCCCGCGCTCAGTAGCCAGGCGCTGGTGCGCGTGCAGGTGCTGGACGCCAACGACAATGCGCCCTTCGTGCTCTACCCTCTGCAGAATGCCTCTGCGCCCTTCACAGAGTTGCTGCCCAGGGCAGCGGAGCCTGGCTACCTGGTCACCAAGGTGGTGGCTGTGGACCGCGACTCTGGCCAGAATGCCTGGCTGTCGTTCCAGCTGCTCAAGGCCACGGAGCCAGGACTGTTCAGCGTGTGGGCTCACAATGGCGAGGTGCGCACCTCCAGGCTGCTGAGTGAGCGCGATGCacccaagcacaggctgctgctgctggtcaaGGACAATGGCGATCCTCCGCGGTCTGCCAGTGTCACTCTGCATGTGCTGCTGGTGGATGGCTTCTCTCagccctacctgcctctgcctgaggtGGCGCGCGACCCTGAGCATAATAAGGACTCGCTCACTCTCTATTTGGTCATTGCCTTGGCATCTGTGTCTTCGCTCTTTCTCTTGTCTGTGCTGCTCTTCGTGGGGGTGAGGCTGTGTCGGAGGGCCAGGGCAGGCTCTCTGGGTGGATGTTCTGTGCCTGAGGGACACTTTCCTGGTCACTTGATGGATATCAGTGGTTCGGGAACCTTGTCCCAGAGCTACCAGTACGAGGTGTACCTGAAAGGAGGTACAGGAACAAATGAGTTTAAATTTCTTAAGCCATTATTTCCTAACCTTCAGAGCCAGGCGGCtgctgaagaaagagaaaatgctgaAAGAGAAAATGCTGTTGTGCGCAATAGTTTTGGATTCTATTAG